The Carassius carassius chromosome 16, fCarCar2.1, whole genome shotgun sequence genome window below encodes:
- the LOC132160338 gene encoding elastase-1-like, translating to MLRTLLLSVLAALALAEPKYLEDLALEERVIGGDVVKPNSWPWQISLQYTNGGSYYLHFGGSLIRPGWVMTAAHCVDSSRNWRVVLGEHNITIHEGPEQYMSVSDVYIHPNWDSNSLSSGYDIALLHLSTDATLNKYVQLATLPPSGQVLPHNNPCYITGWGLTSNGGSSSDVLIQAPLPVVNYNTCSRSDWWGSYVQENMICAGNSTQAGCHGDSGGPLNCLVSGKYVVHGVTSFGSGAGCSTYKKPTVFTRVSAYIDWINDIIG from the exons ATGCTGAGGACCCTGCTGCTGAGTGTGCTGGCTGCTTTGG CCCTGGCTGAGCCCAAATATCTGGAGGATCTGGCCCTCGAGGAGAGAGTTATTGGTGGAGATGTGGTAAAACCCAACTCCTGGCCCTGGCAG ATCTCTCTCCAGTATACGAATGGTGGCTCCTACTATCTTCACTTTGGTGGGTCTCTTATCAGACCAGGATGGGTGATGACGGCAGCACACTGCGTTGA CAGCTCAAGAAATTGGCGTGTTGTCCTGGGTGAACACAACATCACCATCCACGAGGGTCCCGAGCAGTACATGAGTGTCAGCGATGTCTACATCCACCCCAACTGGGACAGCAACAGTTTGTCTTCTGG ATATGATATTGCTCTTCTTCATCTGTCCACTGATGCCACTCTGAACAAATATGTACAGCTGGCCACCCTGCCACCCTCTGGACAGGTTCTGCCCCACAACAACCCGTGTTACATCACTGGCTGGGGACTCACATCGA ATGGTGGGTCGAGCTCTGATGTGCTGATACAGGCCCCTCTGCCTGTGGTCAACTACAATACCTGCTCTCGTAGCGACTGGTGGGGAAGCTATGTGCAGGAAAACATGATTTGCGCTGGCAACAGCACCCAAGCTGGATGTCAT GGTGACTCTGGTGGTCCTCTGAACTGTCTGGTCAGCGGTAAGTACGTCGTACATGGTGTGACCAGCTTCGGGTCAGGAGCAGGTTGTAGTACCTACAAGAAGCCAACAGTCTTCACTCGAGTGTCTGCCTACATCGACTGGATTAATGAC ATCATTggataa
- the LOC132159053 gene encoding uncharacterized protein LOC132159053 isoform X2: protein MTFRIFLSFLIMCGVFGTEDDEGKTLSVKEGDSVTLNPDLNETQGFNLIQWRFGGEGSTIARTDGNEISYANDERFRDRLQLNDQTGSLTITNMKNTDSGLYRVTISSSKPMINKRFIVTVSSGVSPGAVAEIFVVFLLVMVIVVFYYRRKTSELKKRRDEKTVIVKKGDDVTLHTDVDMEEMCQILWTFEALDARIAEIRDGTRETFDAAGGTFRDRLMLDETGSLTIRNIETRHHGAYILQINRSRRRRWPLYKRFNVFVNDRTISVMEGDDLTLNSGTELNKDKQIKWLFGGISSMEAPIAEINGETGEIFTYEGKAGGRFRNRLKLDPLTGSLTIRNTGPEHFGFYERQIKKCGGSSHTIFMVSISERTISVEEEKNVTLEIDSEIQTDDQILWMFGAEETLIAQIKGENRETHDVADERFRDRLKLEESGSLTISNITAEHTGAYKAQIISRGTTSYKKFKVAMLAEYVPVRKGDDVTLHTDSKIQRSDQIRWMFGDKNLIAEIKEGTGEMATYNDVLEGRFRGRLKLDEQTGSLTITNFRTDHTGLYKMKINRSAGKSKNRSFDVFARGESLHSVY, encoded by the exons ATGACTTTCAGGATATTTCTGTCTTTTTTGATAATGTGCG GTGTGTTTGGTACTGAAGATGATGAAGGGAAGACGTTATCAGTGaaggagggagattctgtcactctaaACCCTGATCTCAACGAAACACAGGGGTTTAATCTGATACAGTGGAGGTTTGGAGGTGAAGGCTCCACCATTGCTAGAACCGATGGGAATGAGATCTCATATGCCAatgatgagagattcagagacagactacAGCTGAatgatcagactggatctctgaccatcacgaATATGAAaaacacagactctggactttatagAGTGACGATCAGCAGCAGCAAACCGATGATTAACAAGAGATTCATCGTTACGGTCA GTTCAGGTGTGTCTCCAGGAGCTGTAGCagaaatatttgttgtttttctgcTGGTGATGGTAATAGTTGTTTTTTACTATCGCCGCAAGACCTCTGaactaaaaaaaagaagag ATGAGAAGACTGTGATAGTGAAGAAGGGAGATGATGTCACACTTCACACTGATGTTGATATGGAGGAAATGTGTCAGATCCTGTGGACGTTTGAAGCTCTAGATGCTCGTATCGCTGAAATCAGAGACGGGACCAGAGAGACGTTTGATGCTGCTGGTGGGACGTTCAGAGACAGACTGATGCTGGATGAGACTGGATCCCTGACCATCAGAAACATTGAAACCAGACACCATGGAGCGTATATACTACAGATCAATCGCAGCCGCAGAAGAAGATGGCCCTTATATAAAAGATTCAATGTTTTTGTCAATG ACAGGACTatatcagtgatggagggagatgaTCTCACTCTAAATTCTGGTACTGAATTAAACAAAGATAAGCAGATAAAGTGGCTTTTTGGAGGTATCAGCTCTATGGAGGCTCCCATAGCTGAAATCAATGGAGAGACCGGAGAGATCTTTACATATGAGGGTAAGGCTGGTGGGAGATTCagaaacagactgaagctggatcctctgactggatctctgaccatcaggaACACTGGTCCTGAACACTTTGGATTCTATGAACGCCAGATCAAAAAGTGCGGAGGGTCTAGCCACACAATATTTATGGTTTCTATCAGTG AGAGGACGATCTCAGTGGAGGAGGAAAAGAATGTCACTCTAGAGATTGATTCTGAAATACAGACGGATGATCAGATTTTGTGGATGTTTGGAGCTGAAGAGACTCTCATAGCTCAAATCAAAGGAGAGAACAGAGAGACTCATGATGTTgctgatgagagattcagagacagactgaagctggaagagtctggatctctgaccatcagtaACATCACAGCTGAACACACTGGAGCCTATAAAGCTCAGATCATCAGCCGTGGAACAACCTCATACAAGAAATTCAAGGTTGCTATGCTCG CGGAGTATGTGCCAGTGAGGAAGGGAGATGATGTTACGTTACACACTGACTCTAAAATCCAGAGAAGCGATCAGATACGGTGGATGTTTGGAGATAAGAATCTCATAGCTGAAATCAAAGAAGGGACCGGAGAGATGGCTACATATAATGATGTTCTCGAGGGGAGATTCAGAggcagactgaagctggacgagCAGAccggatctctgaccatcacaaacttCAGAACAGATCACACTGGACTCTATAAAATGAAGATCAACAGAAGCGCTGGAAAGTCCAAGAACAGAAGTTTTGATGTTTTTGCCAGAGGTGAGTCCCTACACTCCGTGTATTAA
- the LOC132159053 gene encoding uncharacterized protein LOC132159053 isoform X1, translating to MTFRIFLSFLIMCGVFGTEDDEGKTLSVKEGDSVTLNPDLNETQGFNLIQWRFGGEGSTIARTDGNEISYANDERFRDRLQLNDQTGSLTITNMKNTDSGLYRVTISSSKPMINKRFIVTVSGSGVSPGAVAEIFVVFLLVMVIVVFYYRRKTSELKKRRDEKTVIVKKGDDVTLHTDVDMEEMCQILWTFEALDARIAEIRDGTRETFDAAGGTFRDRLMLDETGSLTIRNIETRHHGAYILQINRSRRRRWPLYKRFNVFVNDRTISVMEGDDLTLNSGTELNKDKQIKWLFGGISSMEAPIAEINGETGEIFTYEGKAGGRFRNRLKLDPLTGSLTIRNTGPEHFGFYERQIKKCGGSSHTIFMVSISERTISVEEEKNVTLEIDSEIQTDDQILWMFGAEETLIAQIKGENRETHDVADERFRDRLKLEESGSLTISNITAEHTGAYKAQIISRGTTSYKKFKVAMLAEYVPVRKGDDVTLHTDSKIQRSDQIRWMFGDKNLIAEIKEGTGEMATYNDVLEGRFRGRLKLDEQTGSLTITNFRTDHTGLYKMKINRSAGKSKNRSFDVFARGESLHSVY from the exons ATGACTTTCAGGATATTTCTGTCTTTTTTGATAATGTGCG GTGTGTTTGGTACTGAAGATGATGAAGGGAAGACGTTATCAGTGaaggagggagattctgtcactctaaACCCTGATCTCAACGAAACACAGGGGTTTAATCTGATACAGTGGAGGTTTGGAGGTGAAGGCTCCACCATTGCTAGAACCGATGGGAATGAGATCTCATATGCCAatgatgagagattcagagacagactacAGCTGAatgatcagactggatctctgaccatcacgaATATGAAaaacacagactctggactttatagAGTGACGATCAGCAGCAGCAAACCGATGATTAACAAGAGATTCATCGTTACGGTCAGTG GTTCAGGTGTGTCTCCAGGAGCTGTAGCagaaatatttgttgtttttctgcTGGTGATGGTAATAGTTGTTTTTTACTATCGCCGCAAGACCTCTGaactaaaaaaaagaagag ATGAGAAGACTGTGATAGTGAAGAAGGGAGATGATGTCACACTTCACACTGATGTTGATATGGAGGAAATGTGTCAGATCCTGTGGACGTTTGAAGCTCTAGATGCTCGTATCGCTGAAATCAGAGACGGGACCAGAGAGACGTTTGATGCTGCTGGTGGGACGTTCAGAGACAGACTGATGCTGGATGAGACTGGATCCCTGACCATCAGAAACATTGAAACCAGACACCATGGAGCGTATATACTACAGATCAATCGCAGCCGCAGAAGAAGATGGCCCTTATATAAAAGATTCAATGTTTTTGTCAATG ACAGGACTatatcagtgatggagggagatgaTCTCACTCTAAATTCTGGTACTGAATTAAACAAAGATAAGCAGATAAAGTGGCTTTTTGGAGGTATCAGCTCTATGGAGGCTCCCATAGCTGAAATCAATGGAGAGACCGGAGAGATCTTTACATATGAGGGTAAGGCTGGTGGGAGATTCagaaacagactgaagctggatcctctgactggatctctgaccatcaggaACACTGGTCCTGAACACTTTGGATTCTATGAACGCCAGATCAAAAAGTGCGGAGGGTCTAGCCACACAATATTTATGGTTTCTATCAGTG AGAGGACGATCTCAGTGGAGGAGGAAAAGAATGTCACTCTAGAGATTGATTCTGAAATACAGACGGATGATCAGATTTTGTGGATGTTTGGAGCTGAAGAGACTCTCATAGCTCAAATCAAAGGAGAGAACAGAGAGACTCATGATGTTgctgatgagagattcagagacagactgaagctggaagagtctggatctctgaccatcagtaACATCACAGCTGAACACACTGGAGCCTATAAAGCTCAGATCATCAGCCGTGGAACAACCTCATACAAGAAATTCAAGGTTGCTATGCTCG CGGAGTATGTGCCAGTGAGGAAGGGAGATGATGTTACGTTACACACTGACTCTAAAATCCAGAGAAGCGATCAGATACGGTGGATGTTTGGAGATAAGAATCTCATAGCTGAAATCAAAGAAGGGACCGGAGAGATGGCTACATATAATGATGTTCTCGAGGGGAGATTCAGAggcagactgaagctggacgagCAGAccggatctctgaccatcacaaacttCAGAACAGATCACACTGGACTCTATAAAATGAAGATCAACAGAAGCGCTGGAAAGTCCAAGAACAGAAGTTTTGATGTTTTTGCCAGAGGTGAGTCCCTACACTCCGTGTATTAA
- the LOC132159053 gene encoding uncharacterized protein LOC132159053 isoform X3 has product MTFRIFLSFLIMCGVFGTEDDEGKTLSVKEGDSVTLNPDLNETQGFNLIQWRFGGEGSTIARTDGNEISYANDERFRDRLQLNDQTGSLTITNMKNTDSGLYRVTISSSKPMINKRFIVTVSGSGVSPGAVAEIFVVFLLVMVIVVFYYRRKTSELKKRRALDARIAEIRDGTRETFDAAGGTFRDRLMLDETGSLTIRNIETRHHGAYILQINRSRRRRWPLYKRFNVFVNDRTISVMEGDDLTLNSGTELNKDKQIKWLFGGISSMEAPIAEINGETGEIFTYEGKAGGRFRNRLKLDPLTGSLTIRNTGPEHFGFYERQIKKCGGSSHTIFMVSISERTISVEEEKNVTLEIDSEIQTDDQILWMFGAEETLIAQIKGENRETHDVADERFRDRLKLEESGSLTISNITAEHTGAYKAQIISRGTTSYKKFKVAMLAEYVPVRKGDDVTLHTDSKIQRSDQIRWMFGDKNLIAEIKEGTGEMATYNDVLEGRFRGRLKLDEQTGSLTITNFRTDHTGLYKMKINRSAGKSKNRSFDVFARGESLHSVY; this is encoded by the exons ATGACTTTCAGGATATTTCTGTCTTTTTTGATAATGTGCG GTGTGTTTGGTACTGAAGATGATGAAGGGAAGACGTTATCAGTGaaggagggagattctgtcactctaaACCCTGATCTCAACGAAACACAGGGGTTTAATCTGATACAGTGGAGGTTTGGAGGTGAAGGCTCCACCATTGCTAGAACCGATGGGAATGAGATCTCATATGCCAatgatgagagattcagagacagactacAGCTGAatgatcagactggatctctgaccatcacgaATATGAAaaacacagactctggactttatagAGTGACGATCAGCAGCAGCAAACCGATGATTAACAAGAGATTCATCGTTACGGTCAGTG GTTCAGGTGTGTCTCCAGGAGCTGTAGCagaaatatttgttgtttttctgcTGGTGATGGTAATAGTTGTTTTTTACTATCGCCGCAAGACCTCTGaactaaaaaaaagaagag CTCTAGATGCTCGTATCGCTGAAATCAGAGACGGGACCAGAGAGACGTTTGATGCTGCTGGTGGGACGTTCAGAGACAGACTGATGCTGGATGAGACTGGATCCCTGACCATCAGAAACATTGAAACCAGACACCATGGAGCGTATATACTACAGATCAATCGCAGCCGCAGAAGAAGATGGCCCTTATATAAAAGATTCAATGTTTTTGTCAATG ACAGGACTatatcagtgatggagggagatgaTCTCACTCTAAATTCTGGTACTGAATTAAACAAAGATAAGCAGATAAAGTGGCTTTTTGGAGGTATCAGCTCTATGGAGGCTCCCATAGCTGAAATCAATGGAGAGACCGGAGAGATCTTTACATATGAGGGTAAGGCTGGTGGGAGATTCagaaacagactgaagctggatcctctgactggatctctgaccatcaggaACACTGGTCCTGAACACTTTGGATTCTATGAACGCCAGATCAAAAAGTGCGGAGGGTCTAGCCACACAATATTTATGGTTTCTATCAGTG AGAGGACGATCTCAGTGGAGGAGGAAAAGAATGTCACTCTAGAGATTGATTCTGAAATACAGACGGATGATCAGATTTTGTGGATGTTTGGAGCTGAAGAGACTCTCATAGCTCAAATCAAAGGAGAGAACAGAGAGACTCATGATGTTgctgatgagagattcagagacagactgaagctggaagagtctggatctctgaccatcagtaACATCACAGCTGAACACACTGGAGCCTATAAAGCTCAGATCATCAGCCGTGGAACAACCTCATACAAGAAATTCAAGGTTGCTATGCTCG CGGAGTATGTGCCAGTGAGGAAGGGAGATGATGTTACGTTACACACTGACTCTAAAATCCAGAGAAGCGATCAGATACGGTGGATGTTTGGAGATAAGAATCTCATAGCTGAAATCAAAGAAGGGACCGGAGAGATGGCTACATATAATGATGTTCTCGAGGGGAGATTCAGAggcagactgaagctggacgagCAGAccggatctctgaccatcacaaacttCAGAACAGATCACACTGGACTCTATAAAATGAAGATCAACAGAAGCGCTGGAAAGTCCAAGAACAGAAGTTTTGATGTTTTTGCCAGAGGTGAGTCCCTACACTCCGTGTATTAA